DNA from Rosa rugosa chromosome 6, drRosRugo1.1, whole genome shotgun sequence:
AATCTTAGGATTTGATAGAAGATTATATTATTGGTGTCTAAATAAAAGGAAAACTTTTACGGTGTACAATGTTACATGATAACATTTTAGTTATCAATATCATTCTAAGACTCTAACTAAAATTATCATGTAACATGGAGGTACCAAATAGGTGTCATACCATGTAAAACTctaattctgttcaaattgtcGTGTTTATTAATCTCACCAATTAAGACATGATGTTTATAACGTGCTTGAATTAATATAATAATATTGaaatctctaaaaaaaaaaaattgaatacgATTGTTTAGTAGAGAGTCATGATATTAtgtcaggatgttctctaggtgtctattgtaataaggggtttaggctcaatgtccccccctttgtattcgacagtttcattaatcaaaacttgagggtagccgcaccagtcttttttatcaaaaaaaaaaaaaaaaaatcgaaaagccaaaagcaaaaagcaaaaaatttcataaaaaaTCTATACCCACAACATGTCTAAACATGCCATTCTCTTTTTTTATTCATATTCTTCCATGCCATAAACTCATTTAGACTCTTTGATAATAGATTTTTGATACAGAAGAAGACAAAAAACTCTTGGGGTTTTCAGTTTGACCTTGGGTTGATGGTATGGTTGGACCTGCTTGGCCTGGCCTCTCATTACCTAGTTCAACTAATGTTTTATTGGGCTAATAATATTGGATTACAGAAgcacccatcttcttcttttggttttggacctcctaaaaaaaaaacctcctgAGCCCAGATTGACTATTCCCCAAAAAGCCCAACCGCTCAAACCCGTGACGTATAAATAGTCGTCGTCGTGGTCGATCTGAATTCAATCTCACAGTTCACAAATCGACACGACGACACCGAAAGCCTAACCAGACCTCGAATCCAAGATATGGGAAATTCTTGCTGCTTCTTATGCTTGTGCGTCGACCAAGCCAGCATCGCCATGATCGAGAAGTGGGGCCGATTCCAGCGGCTGGCCGAGCCCGGCTTCCACCTCCTCAACCCCTGCGCCGGTCAATGGGTCGCCGGAATCCTCTCCACCAGAATCCAATCCCTCGACGTCAAAATCGAGACCAAAACCAaggtcctcttcttcttcttcttctttactaCCAAGCTTTTGTGTTTATGAAATGTGAAAGATTAGGGTTTTGTGAAAGATTTTGGAGTGGTTGAATGTGTGGATTgttgaattagggtttgtggAAATTTGGCAGGATAATGTGTTTGTGCACTTGGTGTGCTGCATTCAGTACCGGGTGGTGAAGGAGAATGCCGATGATGCTTTTTACGAGCTGCAAAACCCGAGAGAGCAGATTCAGGCCTATGTGTTTGATGGTAGTGACATTTcttgcctttttttttgtttttaggttttcgtTTTCGTGTTCGGGTTGTGATTTTGAAGAGGAGTAATGGGGTTTTggttgctattttttttttttttttgtagtggttAGAGCTCTGGTGCCGAGAATGACGTTGGATGAAGTCTTTGAACAGAAGGGTGAGGTTGCTAAATCTGTGTTGGAGGAACTCGAGAAGGTAATTCAATGCTTTTGGTTTCTGACTTGCTTGTTTAGGTTTCTTTAATGTGAGTTAGGGCTTTAAGTGCGATGAATGGCAATATATATGATATTATGAGATGAAATCATTACTGTACTCCACAAATTGTGTGTTATATGATTGAGATTaccttattatcacaatgctCTGAATGAGTAGTAAGTTTGAATTAGGTTATCATTGCTGCTTCTTACctggttgttttagaattcaGAGGATATTAATCCATGTGTTATCTTCCTTGAATTGGAGCATTACAAATGTGATGTGGTCTCTAGTGTTTATAACATCATATGCTGAACTTGTTGGTCAGGTTATGAGGGAATATGGATACAGCATTGAGCATATGTTGATGGTTGACATCATACCAGATGCCTCTGTCCGCAAGGCAATGAATGAGATCAATGCAGGTAATTGTCTTAATCTTTTCTTCTATTTGTAATGTGACACAAGTTGCGAACAAGCTTTTTGCTAGATAGACAAGATTATAATATGGAATGTAGTGAGCT
Protein-coding regions in this window:
- the LOC133714852 gene encoding hypersensitive-induced response protein 4, whose product is MGNSCCFLCLCVDQASIAMIEKWGRFQRLAEPGFHLLNPCAGQWVAGILSTRIQSLDVKIETKTKDNVFVHLVCCIQYRVVKENADDAFYELQNPREQIQAYVFDVVRALVPRMTLDEVFEQKGEVAKSVLEELEKVMREYGYSIEHMLMVDIIPDASVRKAMNEINAAQRLQLANVYKGEAEKVLQVKRAEADAEAKYLGGVGVARQRQAITDGLRENILNFSGKVEGTSSKEVMDLIMVTQYFDTIKDLGNSSKNTTVFIPHGPGHIRDISDQIRSGFMEASSAKLNVD